In a genomic window of Meriones unguiculatus strain TT.TT164.6M chromosome 8, Bangor_MerUng_6.1, whole genome shotgun sequence:
- the LOC110563411 gene encoding interleukin-37-like, whose amino-acid sequence MSSSDSHTDGKIYPECCKDLAESHTELEAKCPRLSDSGHVSLASNHSGSTIKPFAPNKHFIRDTNQQILVLQGRTLVAVPDKLSKCGEIFYVSTLPKRKASGSTANYIVLAVCKGKLYLCCNRVKKPKRPSLVLKKIKDLSSLSREKLLPFTFLKQKSGSYFTLESAANPGYFVCTCSIPRQPVGVTKELGKQKNTHFEFVNANVDLSEMEA is encoded by the exons ATGTCATCTTCAGACAGCCACACAGATGGGAAAATTTATCCAGAGTGCTGCAAAGACCTGGCTGAATCCCACACAGAGCTAGAAG CAAAATGCCCCAGGCTGTCAGATTCTGGCCACGTTTCTTTGGCTTCCAACCATTCAG GTTCAACAATTAAGCCCTTTGCCCCTAATAAACATTTTATTCGGGACACAAACCAGCAGATTCTAGTCCTGCAAGGCAGAACCCTTGTGGCAGTTCCAGACAAACTCAGCAAATGTGGAG AGATCTTTTATGTATCAACTTTACCCAAAAGAAAAGCCAGTGGCTCAACGGCAAATTATATTGTTTTGGCTGTATGTAAGGGAAAACTCTATCTCTGCTGTAATAGAGTCAAAAAGCCAAAGCGTCCTTCATTAGTATTAAAG aaaattaaagatctGAGTTCATTGAGCCGTGAGAAGCTCCTGCCCTTCACCTTCCTGAAGCAAAAGTCTGGCTCCTACTTCACACTGGAATCAGCTGCTAATCCTGGCTACTTTGTGTGTACCTGCAGCATACCCAGGCAACCTGTGGGTGTGACGAAGGAgctgggaaaacagaaaaatactcattttgaatttgtaaatgcAAATGTGGATCTCAGTGAGATGGAAGCCTGA